A region of Lycium barbarum isolate Lr01 chromosome 3, ASM1917538v2, whole genome shotgun sequence DNA encodes the following proteins:
- the LOC132632731 gene encoding uncharacterized protein LOC132632731, giving the protein MGNCQAIDNATLLIQHPSGRVDKLYWPVTANEIMKMNPGHYVALLLTTTTLSPPTNPSSTTATTTVTAASTVKNNNNNNNSVTNTGTNVPVRITRIKLLKPTDTLVLGHVYRLITTQEVMKGLWAKKYSKMKQQQLDSGDKSTEKSTNSQSKNGLVRRSELDNSKQVKQEKHRSSTGAKPRTWHPKLHSISEATS; this is encoded by the exons ATGGGCAACTGCCAAGCCATtgataatgcaactttgctcatACAACACCCAAGTGGTAGAGTTGACAAACTCTACTGGCCTGTTACTGCTAACGAAATCATGAAGATGAATCCAGGCCATTATGTTGCTCTTCTTCTTACCACCACCACCTTGTCTCCCCCTACTAACCCCTCCTCCACCACCGCCACCACCACTGTCACCGCCGCCTCCACcgttaagaataataataataataataatagtgtaACAAATACTGGTACTAATGTTCCAGTTCGTATAACACGTATTAAGCTTCTCAAGCCCACGGATACTCTTGTTCTTGGTCATGTTTACAGGCTAATTACTACTCAAG AGGTGATGAAAGGATTATGGGCTAAGAAGTATTCCAAGATGAAGCAACAGCAGTTAGACTCAGGGGACAAGAGTACTGAGAAATCAACGAATTCACAATCTAAGAACGGACTTGTTAGAAGATCAGAATTGGACAACTCCAAAcag GTGAAACAAGAAAAGCATCGGAGCTCAACAGGTGCAAAACCAAGAACATGGCATCCCAAACTCCACAGCATATCTGAGGCTACAAGCTGA
- the LOC132632733 gene encoding pentatricopeptide repeat-containing protein At2g20540-like yields the protein MRLLSWRKAKHLTVIKPKYPIFTYSSTTNFPAVSQHKIHITRKELSKLLHQRPPKSQLKQIHAQILTQQLSSTASLVNSLIHCYLHIKEVTSARFLFFHYPLPSPPILIWNLMIRAYCKLQNSSESFSLFRQLLNLDHSIRVFPDEYTFTFIVTSCAHQKSIVQGKIVHGLVVRNGLESNLYVGNSLINMYAAFKITDDAYKVFDRMTERDVFSWTSLICGYANNGEMYEACEIFYRMPMRNDVSWAVIISGFAGNGRYMEVLMYLNEMFCSLEDKVRPNEAVLVCALSACANLGALEQGNWIHAFIKRNEIHESSNISTALIDMYAKCGRIDIARLIFDRIPRPDVHNFTSMISGLSYHGLGEHALTVFNRMVDEKVNPNEVTIIGVLNACSHSGLVEEGSSIFYNMESLWGLKPQIEHYGCYVDLLGRAGYLEKALEVVKSMHIKPDIVIWRALLSACRIHRNIFLGNSIIDFIKQLNSDGPSGSEVLLSNLYASLGNWEKVSEVRKAMGQRKTQSDIGCSWIEVNGVVHEFRVADKLHPQILEVLNKLNELWIVLS from the coding sequence ATGCGCTTGCTTTCGTGGCGTAAAGCCAAACACTTGACTGTTATTAAGCCCAAATATCCAATCTTTACTTATTCTTCAACAACCAATTTTCCCGCCGTGTCCCAACACAAAATTCACATAACTCGAAAAGAATTGTCTAAATTGCTACACCAACGTCCACCTAAATCTCAACTGAAACAAATACATGCCCAAATACTCACCCAACAACTCTCATCAACTGCTTCTTTAGTTAATTCTCTCATTCATTGTTACCTACATATCAAGGAAGTTACCTCAGCAAGATTTTTGTTCTTTCACTATCCTTTACCTTCACCACCTATTCTAATATGGAATTTGATGATCAGAGCTTACTGCAAACTCCAAAATTCTTCAGAAAGTTTCAGTCTTTTTCGACAACTCCTGAATTTAGACCACTCCATTCGGGTTTTTCCCGACGAGTATACGTTCACTTTTATTGTTACTTCATGTGCCCACCAAAAATCAATTGTACAAGGGAAAATTGTTCATGGGCTGGTGGTGAGAAATGGGCTTGAATCAAACTTATATGTGGGCAATTCATTGATTAACATGTATGCTGCTTTCAAGATTACAGATGATGCTTACAAAGTTTTTGATAGAATGACTGAAAGAGATGTGTTCTCTTGGACTAGTTTGATATGTGGGTATGCAAATAATGGTGAGATGTATGAAGCTTGTGAAATCTTTTATAGAATGCCAATGAGAAATGATGTTTCTTGGGCTGTTATTATATCGGGTTTTGCTGGAAACGGCAGGTATATGGAGGTACTTATGTATTTGAATGAAATGTTTTGTTCCCTTGAGGATAAGGTAAGGCCTAATGAAGCTGTTCTTGTTTGTGCTTTGTCTGCTTGTGCTAATCTTGGGGCCTTAGAACAGGGAAATTGGATTCATGCTTTTATTAAgaggaatgaaattcatgaaagttcAAATATATCTACTGCTCTTATTGACATGTATGCGAAATGTGGTAGAATAGACATTGCAAGATTGATTTTTGATAGAATTCCAAGACCTGATGTACACAACTTCACAAGTATGATATCAGGTCTATCATATCATGGGCTAGGTGAGCATGCGCTAACTGTGTTTAACAGAATGGTAGATGAAAAAGTTAATCCAAATGAAGTGACTATTATAGGGGTGCTTAATGCCTGTAGCCATTCAGGTCTGGTAGAAGAGGGTTCTTCAATCTTCTATAACATGGAGAGTTTATGGGGACTTAAACCTCAGATTGAGCACTATGGCTGTTATGTTGATTTACTTGGCCGTGCTGGGTACTTGGAAAAGGCACTAGAAGTTGTAAAGAGCATGCACATAAAACCTGATATAGTCATATGGAGGGCTTTGCTCAGTGCCTGCAGAATCCATCGTAATATTTTCCTTGGTAACAGCATTATAGATTTTATAAAGCAGCTTAACTCTGATGGACCCAGTGGCAGTGAGGTACTGCTCTCTAATCTGTATGCATCTCTAGGCAACTGGGAGAAAGTTTCCGAAGTGAGGAAAGCGATGGGTCAAAGGAAGACCCAATCTGACATTGGATGTAGTTGGATCGAGGTGAATGGTGTTGTTCACGAGTTTCGTGTTGCTGATAAGCTACACCCACAGATTTTAGAAGTTTTGAACAAATTAAACGAACTCTGGATAGTGCTTTCTTAG
- the LOC132632734 gene encoding LIM domain-containing protein WLIM1-like translates to MATFGGTTQKCKACEKTVYLVDQLKADSRVYHKACFRCNHCKGTLKLGNYNSYEGVLYCRPHFDQLFKMTGSLNKSFEGGPRTAKERSLDKTQSNNKVSAFFGGTQDKCVACKKTVYPLEKVAVDGTSYHRPCFKCSHGGCVISPSNYVAHDHKLYCRHHHTQLFKQRGNFSHMEDQEMKGVTENGKA, encoded by the exons ATGGCAACTTTTGGAGGGACAACACAGAAGTGTAAGGCCTGTGAGAAAACTGTATACTTGGTGGATCAACTTAAGGCTGACAGTAGAGTCTATCACAAGGCTTGTTTCAGATGCAATCATTGCAAGGGTACTCTTAAG CTAGGTAACTACAATTCCTATGAAGGAGTTTTATACTGCAGACCTCACTTTGATCAACTATTCAAAATGACTGGAAGCCTGAATAAGAGTTTTGAAG GGGGTCCAAGAACAGCCAAGGAAAGATCTCTTGATAAG ACACAATCAAACAACAAAGTTTCAGCTTTCTTTGGTGGAACTCAAGATAAATGTGTAGCATGCAAGAAAACTGTTTACCCCCTGGAAAAG GTGGCTGTTGATGGCACTTCGTACCACAGGCCTTGTTTCAAATGTAGTCATGGGGGCTGTGTGATCAGCCCCTCAAATTATGTGGCCCATGATCACAAGCTCTATTGTAGGCACCATCATACACAACTCTTCAAGCAAAGAGGTAACTTCAGCCACATGGAAGACCAGGAGATGAAAGGGGTGACTGAGAATGGAAAAGCATGA